From Patagioenas fasciata isolate bPatFas1 chromosome 15, bPatFas1.hap1, whole genome shotgun sequence, a single genomic window includes:
- the FOXL3 gene encoding forkhead box L3 isoform X1: MFDNTQYPYNCFNYDGDDYPTCSSDEEKKFTRPAYSYIALIAMAIQQSPSNKVTLSGIYDFIMKKFPYYRSNQRAWQNSIRHNLSLNSCFVKVPRTEGNEKGKGNYWSFATGCESMLDLFENGNYRRRRRRRNVKREHKEQRPSRGKSPSSPKIPPVDYALNNISSSESKHERAESGPRLLEPRGFAPNSTTSRQSLSTSSLAKSDSEIKFSIDYILSAPDPLPVLRSQYNMQESKYHLLETQQINLQFWTM; the protein is encoded by the exons ATGTTTGACAACACGCAGTACCCCTATAACTGCTTTAATTATGATGGGGATGATTATCCTACCTGTAGTTCTGATGAAGAGAAAAAATTCACCAGACCGGCGTACAG cTACATTGCCTTAATCGCAATGGCCATCCAGCAAAGTCCTTCAAATAAAGTCACCCTCTCTGGCATTTATGACTTTATAATGAAGAAATTTCCTTACTACAGATCAAATCAAAGAGCCTGGCAGAACTCCATCCGACATAACTTATCGCTTAACAGTTGTTTTGTAAAG GTTCCCAGAACAGAGGGAAacgagaaggggaaaggaaactaTTGGAGCTTTGCAACGGGATGTGAATCCATGCTGGATCTCTTTGAAAACGGGAATTACAGGCGAAGGCGAAGGAGGAGGAACGTGAAAAGGGAGCATAAGGAGCAGAGACCAAGCAGAGGGAAAAGTCCTTCATCCCCCAAGATACCTCCTGTGGACTACGCTTTAAACAACATTTCGTCTTCTGAAAGTAAACACGAGAGAGCTGAATCGGGCCCGAGACTACTGGAGCCTCGTGGCTTTGCTCCTAACAGCACGACCAGCAGGCAGAGCCTCAGCACCTCCTCCTTAGCAAAATCAGATTCTGAAATCAAATTCAGCATCGACTACATCCTTTCAGCCCCCGACCCTTTGCCGGTCCTGAGATCTCAATATAACATGCAAGAAAGCAAATATCACCTACTGGAGACCCAGCAAATTAATCTCCAGTTCTGGACAATGTGA
- the FOXL3 gene encoding forkhead box L3 isoform X2, with protein MFDNTQYPYNCFNYDGDDYPTCSSDEEKKFTRPAYRSNQRAWQNSIRHNLSLNSCFVKVPRTEGNEKGKGNYWSFATGCESMLDLFENGNYRRRRRRRNVKREHKEQRPSRGKSPSSPKIPPVDYALNNISSSESKHERAESGPRLLEPRGFAPNSTTSRQSLSTSSLAKSDSEIKFSIDYILSAPDPLPVLRSQYNMQESKYHLLETQQINLQFWTM; from the exons ATGTTTGACAACACGCAGTACCCCTATAACTGCTTTAATTATGATGGGGATGATTATCCTACCTGTAGTTCTGATGAAGAGAAAAAATTCACCAGACCGGCGTACAG ATCAAATCAAAGAGCCTGGCAGAACTCCATCCGACATAACTTATCGCTTAACAGTTGTTTTGTAAAG GTTCCCAGAACAGAGGGAAacgagaaggggaaaggaaactaTTGGAGCTTTGCAACGGGATGTGAATCCATGCTGGATCTCTTTGAAAACGGGAATTACAGGCGAAGGCGAAGGAGGAGGAACGTGAAAAGGGAGCATAAGGAGCAGAGACCAAGCAGAGGGAAAAGTCCTTCATCCCCCAAGATACCTCCTGTGGACTACGCTTTAAACAACATTTCGTCTTCTGAAAGTAAACACGAGAGAGCTGAATCGGGCCCGAGACTACTGGAGCCTCGTGGCTTTGCTCCTAACAGCACGACCAGCAGGCAGAGCCTCAGCACCTCCTCCTTAGCAAAATCAGATTCTGAAATCAAATTCAGCATCGACTACATCCTTTCAGCCCCCGACCCTTTGCCGGTCCTGAGATCTCAATATAACATGCAAGAAAGCAAATATCACCTACTGGAGACCCAGCAAATTAATCTCCAGTTCTGGACAATGTGA